The Aequorivita sublithincola DSM 14238 genome window below encodes:
- a CDS encoding O-antigen translocase → MKIPQFIRGNLLLKMTSLNAVVIGVRLLISAVVQRLLTEYVGPVGQYKIGQLRSLSLLLMSVTSLGTFNGVVKYIAEYKKDQIKLQGLFSSVFLFLIIGTSITATTLLTFSSEISSYLFSTEEYSYLIKLTAVIVPFIAVQRVFNGVINGLSEYKKFAKIDLISYLFSAFLTVVFLFQYNLDGVLVAIAITPILQVSVMLFVFYKVLREYIQFKSLTLKAPMAKALLAFTVMSFVSSILLPIVEIDIRSMLDEKLSGRDAGIWTNMTFISQNYMVFSSSIFTLYVIPKFAGIYDFKLFKKEVISIYKTLLPLFAAGMILVFLFRNVIIDLIYPGQVEMAPLFKWQLMGDFVRLASLVLAHQFLAKKLVLNYIFTEILSLSIFYGLAYFLVGKFDVEGVVIAHFIRCLITFSVILYLVIRYFKKRENNLETN, encoded by the coding sequence TTGAAAATTCCACAATTCATACGCGGCAATTTGCTTTTAAAGATGACTTCTTTGAACGCCGTGGTTATTGGTGTTAGGCTACTTATCTCTGCCGTAGTCCAACGTTTATTAACTGAGTATGTTGGGCCGGTTGGGCAGTATAAAATTGGGCAACTTAGAAGTTTGTCGCTGCTTTTAATGTCCGTTACTTCCTTAGGAACTTTTAATGGAGTCGTAAAATATATAGCCGAATATAAAAAAGATCAAATAAAGCTACAAGGTCTATTTTCCTCAGTTTTTTTGTTTCTAATTATTGGTACTTCAATCACGGCAACTACGCTTTTAACCTTTTCTTCGGAAATCAGTTCGTATCTATTTTCGACTGAGGAATATTCATATTTAATAAAATTAACAGCGGTTATAGTTCCATTTATTGCTGTTCAACGTGTTTTTAACGGCGTCATAAACGGTCTTTCTGAATATAAAAAATTCGCCAAAATTGATCTGATTAGTTACCTGTTTAGCGCTTTTCTAACCGTAGTTTTTCTATTTCAATATAACTTGGACGGTGTTTTAGTAGCAATTGCAATTACTCCGATTCTTCAGGTTTCGGTAATGCTTTTCGTTTTTTATAAGGTGCTTCGAGAGTATATTCAGTTTAAAAGTCTCACACTAAAAGCGCCAATGGCTAAAGCGCTTTTGGCCTTTACTGTTATGTCTTTTGTTTCCTCCATCTTATTGCCAATCGTGGAAATTGACATCCGTAGTATGCTGGATGAAAAATTATCTGGAAGAGATGCTGGAATTTGGACGAATATGACCTTCATTTCGCAGAATTATATGGTATTTTCAAGTTCTATTTTTACACTTTATGTAATTCCGAAATTTGCAGGAATCTATGATTTTAAGCTGTTTAAGAAGGAAGTGATTTCAATTTATAAAACTTTATTACCTCTTTTTGCCGCAGGAATGATTCTAGTGTTTTTATTTAGAAATGTTATTATAGACCTTATATATCCTGGACAAGTAGAAATGGCACCACTCTTTAAATGGCAACTTATGGGCGATTTTGTTCGTTTGGCATCCTTAGTATTGGCGCATCAGTTTTTGGCTAAAAAATTGGTTCTAAATTATATTTTCACTGAAATTTTGTCGCTTTCCATTTTTTATGGATTAGCCTACTTTTTGGTTGGAAAATTTGATGTGGAAGGAGTGGTAATAGCACATTTTATTAGGTGTTTAATTACATTCTCCGTAATATTATATTTGGTAATTCGCTATTTTAAGAAACGAGAGAATAATTTAGAAACTAATTAA
- a CDS encoding glycosyltransferase, translated as MTSEKKFKVCLVSISLAKGGLERSCAMLSQMLDAHGHNVHLVILNDEIDYPYSGKMLNLGKLKAKKDTLARRLLRFRKFRNYLKKENFDVIIDHRPKNNFERELFYSKFIYRELNKIYVVHSSNKTEYLTEKPTAFSKTCQENVLNVAVSEYIENEILRKEGITNSVTIHNPFDPSWAEISGDFPEILQDKKFILSYGRLDDSIKDFSFLIEAFSQSKVWENDFQLVILGDGKDKEMLQELATSKECVDQILFLPFTKNPFEIIKNAHCVTLTSKYEGFPMVLVESLSLGTPVISLDIVSGPSEIVQHQTNGLLIAERSLPLFAEALERLCFDENFYITLKSNTKPSVEKFSMEKIAAKWNQILQHALQ; from the coding sequence ATGACTTCTGAAAAGAAATTTAAAGTCTGCTTAGTTTCCATTTCGCTTGCAAAAGGTGGATTGGAGCGGTCTTGCGCCATGCTATCACAAATGTTGGATGCACACGGTCACAATGTGCATTTGGTAATTCTGAATGATGAAATAGATTATCCTTACAGCGGAAAAATGCTGAATTTAGGAAAGCTAAAAGCCAAAAAAGACACGCTGGCGAGAAGATTGCTGCGTTTTCGAAAATTTCGGAATTATTTGAAGAAAGAAAATTTCGATGTAATAATCGATCATCGTCCTAAAAATAATTTTGAGCGAGAACTGTTCTATTCAAAATTTATCTATCGCGAACTGAACAAAATTTACGTAGTTCATAGCTCCAATAAAACTGAATATCTCACTGAAAAACCGACGGCATTTTCAAAAACCTGTCAAGAAAATGTTTTGAATGTCGCCGTTTCGGAATATATTGAAAACGAAATTTTAAGAAAAGAAGGAATCACCAATTCCGTTACAATTCACAACCCTTTTGACCCTTCTTGGGCTGAAATATCTGGCGATTTTCCTGAGATTCTTCAAGACAAGAAATTCATACTTTCCTACGGCAGATTAGATGATTCAATTAAGGATTTTTCATTTTTAATAGAAGCTTTTTCACAATCAAAAGTTTGGGAAAATGATTTTCAACTTGTGATTTTGGGTGATGGAAAGGATAAAGAAATGCTTCAAGAATTGGCTACTTCTAAAGAATGTGTAGATCAGATTTTATTTTTGCCCTTCACAAAAAATCCTTTTGAAATCATTAAAAACGCCCATTGTGTAACGCTAACCAGCAAATACGAAGGCTTCCCAATGGTTTTGGTAGAATCACTTTCGTTAGGAACACCAGTAATTTCATTGGATATAGTTTCTGGTCCTTCGGAAATTGTGCAACATCAAACAAACGGCTTGTTGATTGCCGAAAGAAGTTTACCTTTATTTGCGGAAGCTTTGGAGCGTTTATGTTTTGATGAGAACTTTTATATAACCTTAAAAAGCAACACCAAACCTTCTGTAGAAAAATTTTCAATGGAGAAAATTGCAGCAAAGTGGAACCAAATTTTACAACATGCCTTACAATAA
- a CDS encoding glycosyltransferase, which translates to MKILLVGEYSRLHNSLKEGLQALGHEVTLVSTGDEFKDFPSDILLKRKYETGIPKNIKVGLYNLFGMDLNSQYQKKQFFQLQQKFKGFDIVQLINESPFGILPKYEKEIISFLKQNNKKLFLLSCGTDYTSVKYAFEKKFRYSIFDPLFEGKVTEKDFFPALKYLKPEYKDLHDFTFEKVNGVIASDLDYDIPLQGQEKYLGLIPNPVNTEKLKFQKFSSEGKIIIFHGINRANYFKKGNDYFEAALAKIQRKYPSKVEVITVENVPYSEYIEKYNSAHILLDQVFAYDQGYNALEAMAKGKVVFTGAEIEFLERYNLEEDEVCINAVSNVESLVSKLKWLIEKPENIQKIGKNAYEFIERKHNYIAIAKKYLEVWSK; encoded by the coding sequence ATGAAGATACTTTTGGTTGGCGAATATAGTAGGTTGCACAATTCTTTAAAGGAAGGATTGCAGGCGCTTGGCCACGAAGTTACGCTGGTTTCAACAGGTGATGAATTTAAGGATTTTCCTTCAGATATTCTTCTAAAACGTAAATACGAGACTGGTATTCCGAAAAATATAAAAGTAGGATTGTACAATCTTTTTGGGATGGATCTTAATTCACAATATCAAAAAAAGCAGTTTTTCCAACTTCAACAGAAGTTTAAAGGCTTTGATATTGTTCAACTTATAAACGAAAGTCCCTTCGGGATTTTGCCAAAATATGAAAAGGAAATCATTTCATTTTTAAAGCAAAACAACAAAAAACTATTTCTACTTTCCTGCGGAACTGATTATACGAGTGTGAAATACGCCTTTGAGAAAAAGTTTCGTTACTCAATTTTCGATCCACTTTTTGAAGGAAAAGTTACAGAAAAAGACTTTTTTCCAGCGTTGAAATATTTAAAACCTGAATACAAAGATTTACACGATTTCACTTTTGAAAAAGTAAATGGTGTAATTGCCTCCGATTTGGACTATGACATTCCACTTCAAGGACAAGAAAAATACTTAGGTTTGATTCCAAACCCGGTGAATACTGAAAAATTAAAGTTTCAAAAGTTTTCTTCCGAAGGAAAAATCATCATTTTTCACGGCATCAATCGGGCGAATTATTTCAAAAAAGGAAATGATTACTTTGAAGCGGCACTAGCTAAAATTCAGCGGAAATATCCTTCAAAAGTTGAAGTGATTACGGTTGAAAATGTTCCGTATTCAGAATATATTGAAAAGTATAATTCCGCTCATATTCTTTTGGACCAAGTTTTTGCTTACGATCAAGGCTATAATGCTTTGGAAGCGATGGCAAAAGGAAAAGTGGTGTTCACAGGAGCAGAAATTGAGTTTTTGGAACGCTATAATTTAGAGGAAGATGAAGTGTGTATAAACGCAGTTTCCAATGTTGAAAGTTTGGTTTCAAAATTAAAGTGGTTAATTGAAAAGCCCGAAAACATTCAAAAAATTGGTAAAAACGCCTACGAATTCATTGAACGGAAGCATAACTATATTGCCATCGCCAAGAAATATCTTGAAGTTTGGAGCAAATAA
- a CDS encoding acyltransferase: MKDFFINIYRSLRRSKYAFLSNNKNIEGNYNAHQPILFNGLGKISFGTNVNFGVINSPSFYNSYSYIEARNKAAIISFGNNVNINNSFSAISEKRITIGNNVLIGYNCQISDSDFHNLNKDSRQQTDPYPMDVNVGDNVFIGNNVTILKGVVIGENSVVANGSLVTKSFPKDVIIGGIPAKFLKEL; the protein is encoded by the coding sequence GTGAAGGATTTTTTCATAAATATATATCGTTCGTTAAGAAGGTCTAAATATGCTTTCCTTTCCAACAATAAAAATATTGAAGGAAATTATAACGCGCACCAACCCATTCTTTTCAATGGACTTGGGAAAATTTCCTTTGGTACGAACGTAAATTTTGGGGTGATAAATTCGCCTTCTTTTTATAATTCCTATTCTTACATTGAAGCGAGAAACAAAGCAGCAATCATCTCTTTCGGAAATAATGTAAATATAAATAATAGTTTTTCTGCAATTTCTGAAAAACGAATTACGATAGGCAATAACGTTTTGATTGGCTATAATTGCCAAATATCGGACAGTGATTTTCACAATTTAAATAAAGACAGTAGACAACAAACTGATCCATATCCAATGGACGTTAATGTGGGAGACAATGTGTTTATCGGCAATAATGTTACGATACTAAAAGGAGTTGTGATTGGTGAAAATTCGGTAGTTGCAAACGGAAGTTTAGTAACAAAAAGTTTTCCGAAAGATGTAATTATTGGTGGCATTCCTGCAAAATTCTTAAAGGAACTTTAG